A genomic stretch from Helianthus annuus cultivar XRQ/B chromosome 1, HanXRQr2.0-SUNRISE, whole genome shotgun sequence includes:
- the LOC110907980 gene encoding uncharacterized mitochondrial protein AtMg00810-like, whose translation MASFITHHNNEFAIKDLGDLNYFLGFEVTRTTNGLFLCQSKYADDILARVDLLDAKPVHTPLTANESFTLTGDHYHDPTTYRSLALQYLTITRPDVSYDHVKRILCYIKRTCAYGLTLTKLVCTTILGFSDVDWARCIDTRRSTYGYSIFWGGNLVSWSPKKQPNVARASCESEYRAMANTAAEII comes from the exons ATGGCTAGCTTCATCACTCACCACAACAACGAATTTGCCATCAAAGACTTGGGCGACCTCAACTACTTTCTTGGTTTTGAAGTCACTCGCACCACTAATGGTCTTTTCTTATGTCAGTCCAAGTATGCAGACGACATTCTTGCTCGTGTTGATCTTCTTGATGCTAAACCAGTGCACACTCCTCTCACTGCTAATGAATCTTTTACTTTAACAGGGGATCATTATCATGATCCTACCACCTACAGGTCATTAGCACTTCAATATCTCACAATTACTAGACCAGACGTCTCTTATGAT CATGTCAAGCGTATTCTTTGCTATATTAAAAGAACATGCGCATACGGCCTCACCCTTACCAAACTTGTCTGCACTACCATTCTTGGTTTTTCTGATGTGGACTGGGCTCGCTGCATTGACACTCGTCGTTCCACATACGGTTACTCAATATTCTGGGGTGGTAATCTTGTTTCTTGGAGTCCCAAGAAGCAACCTAATGTTGCTCGCGCAAGCTGTGAATCTGAGTATCGTGCAATGGCTAACACCGCTGCTGAAATCATCTAG